The following proteins are co-located in the Bacillota bacterium genome:
- a CDS encoding dihydroorotase — translation MGTEEANRLLIQGGLVMDPARGQTGQWDIRLQDGKIAAIGPNLPVLPAEEVVPATGCIVTPGLVDIHVHFRDPGLTHKEDLASGSRAAAAGGFTTVVCMANTKPVLDSPEPVREFYARAARQAVINLYTVGSVTYGLAGQELTDFAALKEAGVVGFSDDGNPVDNPRLMRQALQQAGRLGLPVIAHAGDLALVADTIVNEGAAARSLGLTGMPTVAEDIHVARDVLLAELTGQHLHIQHVSSATAVAIIRAAKARGVKVTAEAGPHHFTLTDEALVEIGTNAKMNPPLRTPADVAAVRQGLADGTLDAIATDHAPHTAEEKAVGLLEAPCGIVGLETALGLVWTELVKPGLLTPIQAIAKLSCVPANILGLKKGTLTPGADADITVFDPRAQWEVNPDRFFSKSKNTPFSGRRLTGKVVATIVGGRLVFSNGEMI, via the coding sequence ATGGGAACTGAGGAGGCGAATAGATTGTTAATTCAAGGCGGATTAGTAATGGATCCAGCGCGAGGCCAGACGGGACAGTGGGATATTCGGCTCCAGGACGGCAAGATCGCAGCCATCGGCCCCAACCTGCCAGTGTTGCCGGCTGAGGAGGTAGTCCCGGCCACCGGCTGTATTGTTACACCTGGTTTAGTGGATATCCACGTTCACTTTCGCGACCCCGGGCTGACCCACAAAGAAGACCTGGCTTCGGGCAGCCGTGCCGCCGCCGCCGGCGGTTTCACCACCGTAGTGTGCATGGCCAATACTAAACCGGTGCTAGATTCCCCGGAACCGGTACGAGAATTCTACGCCCGGGCTGCTCGCCAGGCCGTAATAAACCTGTATACCGTAGGCAGCGTTACTTATGGCTTGGCCGGCCAAGAACTAACCGATTTTGCCGCGCTCAAGGAAGCCGGTGTCGTTGGCTTCTCCGACGACGGGAACCCGGTAGATAATCCAAGGCTCATGCGTCAGGCCCTGCAGCAAGCTGGCCGGCTGGGACTGCCGGTTATTGCTCACGCCGGGGATCTAGCCCTGGTGGCCGATACCATTGTCAACGAAGGAGCTGCCGCCCGGAGCCTGGGACTTACAGGTATGCCCACTGTAGCCGAAGATATACACGTGGCCCGAGATGTGCTGTTAGCCGAGCTGACCGGACAACACCTCCATATTCAACACGTTAGCTCAGCCACAGCTGTGGCTATCATTAGAGCCGCCAAGGCACGAGGGGTAAAAGTTACCGCTGAGGCCGGCCCCCATCACTTTACTCTGACCGACGAGGCCTTGGTTGAAATAGGAACTAACGCTAAAATGAACCCTCCCCTTAGGACGCCGGCCGACGTAGCCGCCGTTCGCCAAGGGCTGGCTGACGGGACTTTAGATGCTATTGCCACCGATCATGCCCCCCATACAGCCGAAGAGAAAGCTGTGGGGCTGCTGGAAGCTCCCTGTGGCATCGTAGGTCTGGAGACTGCTCTGGGCCTGGTATGGACCGAACTGGTTAAACCCGGCCTCCTCACACCTATACAAGCCATCGCCAAACTCTCCTGTGTACCGGCCAACATCCTGGGATTAAAGAAAGGAACCTTAACTCCCGGAGCCGACGCCGATATAACTGTCTTTGACCCCCGCGCCCAGTGGGAAGTAAACCCCGACCGATTCTTCTCCAAGAGCAAAAACACCCCCTTTAGCGGGCGCCGGCTCACCGGTAAAGTAGTAGCTACCATTGTCGGCGGCCGGTTAGTGTTTAGTAATGGGGAAATGATATAG
- a CDS encoding Zn-dependent hydrolase has translation MTGNAMIDKHSLAQDLQSLANVGSLAEGGVTRLAFSPEEMELHRRVAGWLTDLGGQVRTDAIGNLIARFPGRDNSLPAVAFGSHLDSVPQGGAFDGVVGVVAAIAVIRAIQRRGLRTQHPLEVIVFISEESSRFGIATLGSKVMTGCGDIQQWLRIQDATGVTLQAAARQAGACLDRIASARRRPEEFKAFLELHIEQGRVLEETENRIGIVTAIAAPHRRHITIEGRTDHSGATPMALRRDALAAAAELILAVERHGWAESPYQSVATVGTLTLRPGVMNVISGRVDLDLDVRGIDADSIERVVDGISSDLKGICQRRKVQARVQELTADQPVELDRNLIAITEAVCEQLAVPYLLMPSGAGHDAMNMAKITPTGLIFIPCKDGISHNPAEEASIDDIALGAEVLLHTVLKLAHGN, from the coding sequence TTGACCGGTAATGCTATGATTGATAAACATTCCCTAGCCCAAGATTTACAAAGCTTAGCAAACGTAGGATCTCTAGCGGAAGGTGGGGTTACCCGGTTAGCCTTTAGCCCGGAAGAGATGGAACTTCATCGGCGGGTCGCTGGCTGGTTAACTGACTTAGGCGGCCAGGTTCGAACCGACGCAATCGGCAATCTTATCGCCCGCTTCCCGGGTCGGGATAATTCCCTCCCGGCAGTGGCATTCGGGTCCCACCTGGACTCAGTTCCCCAAGGGGGCGCTTTCGACGGCGTTGTGGGCGTAGTAGCGGCCATAGCTGTCATTCGCGCTATCCAAAGGCGCGGGCTGCGCACCCAGCACCCGCTGGAAGTAATTGTGTTTATAAGTGAAGAGTCCAGCCGCTTCGGAATTGCCACTTTAGGAAGCAAAGTTATGACTGGCTGCGGAGATATCCAGCAATGGCTCAGGATACAAGACGCCACCGGTGTTACCCTGCAAGCAGCCGCCAGGCAGGCCGGGGCCTGCTTGGACAGAATCGCCTCGGCCCGCCGCCGCCCAGAAGAGTTTAAGGCCTTTCTTGAACTACATATCGAACAAGGACGCGTTCTGGAAGAAACGGAGAATAGAATTGGCATCGTAACTGCCATTGCCGCCCCGCATCGCCGGCACATTACTATTGAAGGCCGGACCGACCACTCTGGAGCTACACCCATGGCCCTAAGACGGGATGCACTGGCCGCGGCGGCAGAGCTTATATTGGCGGTGGAACGCCACGGCTGGGCGGAATCCCCCTATCAGAGCGTTGCCACTGTGGGAACACTTACTCTTAGGCCCGGGGTCATGAATGTGATTTCCGGCCGAGTGGATTTGGATCTGGACGTCCGCGGTATCGATGCCGACAGCATTGAGCGGGTGGTAGATGGCATCAGCAGCGATTTGAAGGGCATCTGCCAGCGGCGCAAAGTTCAAGCTAGAGTCCAGGAGCTCACTGCTGATCAGCCCGTAGAGCTGGACCGTAACCTTATTGCCATCACAGAAGCAGTGTGTGAACAACTGGCGGTACCTTACCTGCTCATGCCCAGCGGGGCCGGTCATGACGCCATGAATATGGCTAAAATAACTCCCACCGGTCTCATCTTTATTCCCTGTAAAGACGGCATCAGCCACAATCCGGCCGAAGAGGCCAGCATCGACGACATTGCTTTGGGGGCCGAAGTTTTGCTTCATACTGTATTAAAACTAGCCCATGGGAACTGA